GTCTATACAGCGTCAAGAACTGTACCATTATGGGCTATCCTCATGACTTGTTTGATACCCTTGTATCTCTTGAGTGGCATTGGCAAAAAAACATGCCATTCGGACAGGTGTACTAAAAGGAACTTGTGATTCTGGTTAGCAGTTGGCCACTTTCATCAGAAGCTAGTAACGCACTGCTTTGGGATATTATCCTCATAGTAGGTACTGTTTAGACTTCTGTTTTTTTTATCAGTCACGAGATTGATAAATTCATCACCACAACTTGGAAAGATCTCTGTGAAGGCTATTGTTTTAACGTCATAAATAAACACTCTAAAGATCCTGTAAGTACCCATCCCATCATCAGTATGCCAAACAGCAAAATCCCCCACTCCGTCAAAATTGAAATCATCAAGCGCTATATGTAGCTTCTTATCTGTTTCAAAAGCAAAGTCGCTTACCTTATGATTCCCATTACTCTTCACATCTATATTCAAGCTTAATCCGTCCCACGAAAGCTTTACTTCGCTTTCTTTGTCGGGGTTGAATCTTAGCGATTGCGCTTGAATAGACACGCAAACAAAGGTTACTAGCGCCGCCAAAATTGCTTTTTTAACATTCATCTGACTACTCCGCAGGCTGCATATCTGCATGGATAGTAGCCTTCCCTGTAGGAGATATGATTATTGTTTGGGTTTCAGCAATGCTGTCTGTAAGCTTTCGAAGCATATAGGCAGTATAGGCCTGTCTCTCGTAATATCCGTTGCCGCCGCCGTTAACTAGACGATTGATCAGTCCTATATTATTAGCCGAGTACAACCTGTCTGAAACTCTGTTTATATTCATTCCACCAGAGAAGACTTTAGACACCCAGTAAAAACCGCCCGAGTCACACGCATTATATTTGCTCTCTGCAACTATATCTGGATCAAATCTTGGAGCCCAGACAAAAGCAATCCCCCCATCATCCGGATGTGCTGAGTAGTGCATTGAAACGTTAGTCAGGCGTGGAGGGATATTCGAAATCCTTTCAGTATATGCGCCTACATGATTTCTAAAACCTCGGTACTCTCCATAAGCTTTGTAGTTTTTAGCCCAAGTCAACTGCATTATCCCTCTTCCGTAGAACACGCTATAAAATTCAGTTGCGGGGTTTAGCACAGAATACCGACCAAAACCCCACTCATGCATTAAGC
This genomic stretch from Pseudomonas sp. Os17 harbors:
- a CDS encoding XAC2610-related protein yields the protein MNVKKAILAALVTFVCVSIQAQSLRFNPDKESEVKLSWDGLSLNIDVKSNGNHKVSDFAFETDKKLHIALDDFNFDGVGDFAVWHTDDGMGTYRIFRVFIYDVKTIAFTEIFPSCGDEFINLVTDKKNRSLNSTYYEDNIPKQCVTSF